The following coding sequences are from one Terriglobales bacterium window:
- a CDS encoding site-2 protease family protein, translated as MNLHAVVVVFDIIVFLFAISVHESAHAWMANRLGDPTARMLGRISLNPIKHIDLFGTILLPLIAAITGAPLLGWAKPTPVDTRNFKHLVRDDILTSLIGPVSNFIVAVGCFVLLGIIAKTSATGHRVVQDIVSSGTLDTSSVITPFAAILYEGIFINVLLGIFNLIPLPPLDGSHVLRHFLPDGVRRMFDMAGIAILWILVLLKVPFLGPLLGPAMDIFRNNLMRL; from the coding sequence ATGAATTTGCATGCTGTAGTCGTCGTTTTCGACATCATCGTCTTTCTTTTCGCCATCAGCGTGCACGAGTCGGCGCACGCGTGGATGGCAAATCGGCTTGGCGATCCTACGGCGCGGATGCTGGGCCGCATCAGCCTCAATCCGATTAAACACATCGACCTGTTTGGCACAATCCTGCTGCCTCTGATCGCTGCAATCACCGGAGCTCCGCTGCTCGGATGGGCAAAACCAACGCCAGTTGACACGCGAAACTTCAAGCATCTGGTGCGCGATGACATCCTTACGTCTCTGATAGGTCCCGTCAGCAATTTCATCGTTGCCGTTGGCTGCTTTGTTCTGCTGGGAATTATCGCGAAGACGTCGGCTACAGGGCACCGCGTTGTTCAGGACATCGTCTCCAGCGGAACGCTCGACACAAGCTCTGTCATCACGCCCTTCGCAGCAATTCTGTACGAAGGCATCTTCATCAACGTGCTGCTCGGCATTTTCAACTTGATTCCTTTGCCTCCGCTCGACGGCAGTCACGTATTGCGTCACTTTCTGCCGGACGGAGTCCGCCGCATGTTTGATATGGCAGGAATCGCGATCCTTTGGATCCTTGTGCTCCTGAAAGTACCGTTCCTCGGGCCTCTGCTCGGACCTGCGATGGACATCTTCAGAAACAACCTAATGAGACTTTGA
- the trpS gene encoding tryptophan--tRNA ligase, which yields MDQASSQTSIPKSNQTASGRKQRILSGMRSTGKLHLGNYVGALANWVKLQENYDSYFFIADWHALTSDYADTSRVKQNSIEVMLDYLAAGLDPKKCTMFIQSHVPQHAELHLLLSMITPLGWLERVPTYKEQQQNIRDKDLNTYGFLGYPLLQSADIMIYQAEFVPVGEDQVPHIEITREIARRFNGFYPRLVKPGDSDPRRTYVFPEPQALLTPSPKLPGTDGRKMSKSYGNSILMSDPEPVVRQKLKTMVTDPARVRRTDPGNPDVCPVGDVHKIFSSRDTLQKVYAGCRSASIGCIECKTWAADALVSVLNPMQERRWHYEQNPREAWELLEDGATRASRVAEATMEEVRIAMKMSKHYEAPVEGAAQ from the coding sequence ATGGATCAGGCCTCTTCTCAAACTTCTATTCCCAAATCGAACCAGACAGCCTCCGGACGCAAGCAGCGCATCCTGAGCGGCATGCGTTCTACCGGCAAATTGCATCTCGGCAACTATGTTGGCGCGCTCGCGAATTGGGTGAAACTGCAGGAAAATTACGATTCGTATTTCTTCATAGCAGACTGGCACGCGCTTACGAGTGACTATGCGGACACTTCTCGTGTGAAACAGAACTCGATCGAAGTGATGCTGGACTATTTAGCCGCAGGACTCGATCCGAAGAAGTGCACGATGTTCATTCAATCGCACGTGCCGCAACATGCGGAATTGCATTTGTTGCTCTCGATGATCACGCCCTTAGGTTGGCTGGAGCGGGTTCCCACCTATAAGGAGCAGCAGCAAAATATTCGCGACAAGGACCTGAATACTTATGGGTTCCTTGGCTATCCCCTTTTGCAATCGGCCGACATCATGATCTATCAGGCTGAGTTCGTGCCGGTTGGCGAAGACCAGGTTCCACACATCGAGATCACGCGCGAGATTGCGCGGCGCTTCAATGGCTTTTATCCGCGACTCGTGAAGCCCGGCGATTCCGATCCTCGGCGAACTTACGTTTTTCCCGAACCGCAGGCTCTACTCACTCCATCGCCAAAGCTCCCGGGCACCGATGGACGCAAAATGTCGAAGTCGTATGGGAATTCGATTCTCATGAGCGATCCCGAGCCAGTAGTTCGTCAAAAGCTGAAGACGATGGTTACCGATCCGGCGCGAGTGCGGCGCACTGACCCGGGCAATCCCGACGTGTGCCCAGTCGGAGATGTGCACAAAATTTTCAGCAGCAGAGATACACTGCAAAAGGTATACGCTGGATGTCGCAGTGCCAGCATCGGCTGCATTGAGTGCAAGACTTGGGCTGCCGATGCACTGGTATCAGTGCTGAATCCGATGCAGGAGAGACGCTGGCATTATGAACAGAATCCTCGCGAAGCCTGGGAATTGCTCGAAGATGGAGCCACTCGCGCCAGCAGAGTCGCCGAGGCTACGATGGAAGAAGTTCGCATTGCGATGAAAATGTCCAAACATTATGAAGCGCCAGTCGAAGGAGCCGCACAGTAA
- a CDS encoding segregation/condensation protein A, whose amino-acid sequence MSETPTIHREPSEFPFAVSVGTVYEGPLDLLLDLIRKQDIDIYDIPIAKITAQYLGYVESLKQLDVDVAAEFIYMAAMLIHIKSKMLLPRDPDAPAEAQEDPRNELVERLLEHEKFKSAAQMLLQKQQIEEAVWSNPALKDFKEDEGAEPELAADVVDLVRTFQQILDRLRERPIIQVDQDAVTVAQMIDYLRRRLLLEEKPLRLKRLLQPMQSRNALVCTFLALLELVRLQAILLRQEAVFGEILIKKHENFEAVMGEAAAVRDDWK is encoded by the coding sequence ATGTCTGAGACGCCCACCATCCACCGCGAACCCAGCGAGTTCCCTTTCGCTGTCAGTGTGGGCACGGTCTACGAAGGGCCGCTGGATCTTCTACTCGATCTGATTCGCAAGCAGGACATCGACATCTATGACATCCCAATCGCGAAGATCACAGCGCAATATCTGGGATACGTTGAGAGTCTGAAGCAGCTCGATGTGGATGTAGCGGCCGAGTTTATTTACATGGCTGCCATGCTCATCCATATCAAGTCGAAGATGCTTCTGCCGCGCGATCCCGATGCTCCCGCTGAGGCCCAGGAAGACCCGCGCAACGAGCTAGTCGAGCGTCTGCTCGAGCACGAGAAGTTTAAGAGCGCAGCACAGATGCTCTTGCAGAAGCAGCAAATTGAAGAAGCAGTCTGGAGCAATCCTGCGCTCAAGGACTTCAAGGAAGATGAAGGAGCAGAGCCGGAGCTGGCCGCGGATGTCGTCGACCTGGTGCGCACGTTCCAGCAGATTCTTGATCGTCTCCGCGAGCGTCCCATCATTCAGGTCGATCAGGATGCTGTCACTGTCGCGCAAATGATCGACTATCTACGCCGACGGCTGCTACTCGAAGAGAAGCCACTGCGTCTCAAACGCCTGCTGCAGCCGATGCAATCCAGGAACGCATTGGTGTGTACCTTTCTTGCCCTGTTGGAACTTGTGCGTCTGCAGGCGATTCTGTTGCGGCAGGAGGCGGTCTTTGGCGAGATACTAATCAAGAAACACGAGAACTTCGAAGCCGTGATGGGCGAGGCAGCGGCCGTTCGAGATGATTGGAAGTAG
- the scpB gene encoding SMC-Scp complex subunit ScpB, translating to MSLKAKLEAIIYAAEEPVTIEQIVSVLQDEISANLGSQSSEAPPSVDAIESDEHQPEPHLVLTDAKQEAKQQRQRSQRRVREVLEELIKEYEAPEHGMEIRQVAGGYRMSTKPEHHDVVRSFAKGLKPPIRLSLQALETLAVIAYKQPVTAPEISEIRGVDCSGVLANLISRKLITTAGRKQVIGRPILYKTTKDFLLRFGLNDINELPSIEEFEKLTSAAQGDLLVEGDAQTNGAADASVGEVADQQEASTPDDHVDTQAAS from the coding sequence ATGAGCCTTAAAGCAAAACTCGAAGCAATTATCTACGCTGCTGAAGAGCCCGTCACAATCGAGCAGATCGTCTCTGTACTCCAAGACGAGATCTCCGCAAACCTGGGATCACAATCCTCCGAGGCGCCGCCATCAGTGGACGCCATCGAGAGCGACGAGCATCAACCAGAACCGCATCTCGTCCTTACCGATGCCAAGCAGGAAGCCAAACAACAGCGCCAGCGCAGCCAGCGACGTGTGCGGGAAGTTCTGGAAGAACTCATCAAGGAATACGAAGCACCCGAGCACGGCATGGAGATTCGGCAGGTGGCCGGCGGATACCGCATGTCGACCAAGCCGGAGCATCACGACGTAGTCCGCTCATTTGCCAAGGGCCTGAAACCGCCAATTCGACTATCCCTGCAAGCGCTGGAGACGCTGGCCGTAATCGCTTACAAACAGCCGGTCACCGCACCTGAAATTAGCGAAATCCGTGGAGTCGATTGCAGCGGAGTGCTTGCCAATCTGATCTCACGCAAGCTCATCACGACCGCCGGACGAAAGCAGGTAATCGGCCGCCCAATTCTGTACAAGACCACGAAGGACTTTCTGCTGCGCTTCGGCCTTAATGACATAAACGAACTTCCGAGCATTGAGGAATTTGAGAAGCTGACTTCGGCCGCACAGGGCGATCTTCTTGTTGAAGGTGACGCCCAGACAAACGGCGCTGCAGATGCTTCCGTCGGCGAAGTCGCAGATCAACAAGAAGCATCCACACCGGACGACCACGTAGACACTCAGGCAGCATCGTAG
- a CDS encoding pseudouridine synthase, which translates to MPLERLQKIIAAAGIASRRKAEELIQSGLVSVNGTTITELGSKADPNVDSIRVNNQLLKGAERHEYVVLNKRRGYVTTVSDPEGRPTVMELVRSKARLYPIGRLDFNSEGLLLLTNDGDLAHKLMKAASHIPKTYLVKVAGQPAEDQLRRLRGGVTIAEERDPKRRVRTAPAQIRVIKEADNPWLEVTLHEGRNRQIRKMFEEVGHHVEKIRRVRYGPLELDLPPGESRVLTPREVSQLQHATEPREIPRFERADKRPRREANGAPRRPFKERTERPARADRNESAPRFAERDSGSDREQRGREFRKPRPNYDPARRAAGRRDRPASFTSQPDDRRRERPKQFSDRPRPDKRTGEFSDRPRRSRGTFGDRPAFENRRGDRQNFKRPERAGNAREGFGQRSKSPRSGPSAGGKRWSKSPGRAGNPRRSGNGPRRGRS; encoded by the coding sequence ATGCCCCTTGAACGCCTCCAAAAGATCATTGCTGCGGCTGGGATTGCCTCTCGCCGGAAAGCCGAGGAGCTCATTCAGTCAGGATTGGTGAGCGTTAACGGTACTACGATCACGGAGCTCGGCAGCAAGGCCGATCCCAATGTTGATTCGATTCGCGTCAACAACCAGCTTCTCAAGGGCGCCGAGCGCCACGAATACGTAGTTCTCAACAAGCGCAGAGGATACGTAACCACGGTATCCGATCCTGAGGGCCGCCCTACGGTGATGGAGCTTGTTCGTAGCAAAGCGCGCCTTTATCCAATCGGACGGCTCGATTTCAACAGCGAAGGCCTGTTGCTGCTCACGAATGACGGCGACCTTGCCCACAAGCTGATGAAGGCCGCCTCACACATTCCTAAGACGTATCTGGTCAAAGTCGCTGGACAACCGGCAGAAGACCAGCTCCGGCGATTGCGTGGCGGAGTTACGATCGCGGAAGAGCGCGACCCAAAAAGGAGAGTGCGCACCGCTCCGGCGCAGATTCGCGTGATCAAAGAAGCGGACAATCCCTGGCTCGAGGTCACTCTGCACGAAGGACGCAACCGGCAAATTCGGAAGATGTTCGAGGAAGTCGGACACCACGTAGAAAAGATTCGCCGCGTTCGCTATGGGCCGCTCGAGCTCGATTTGCCACCCGGCGAGTCACGAGTTCTGACACCCAGAGAAGTATCGCAGTTACAGCACGCGACGGAACCGCGCGAGATCCCTCGATTCGAGCGCGCCGACAAGCGTCCCAGGCGCGAAGCCAATGGAGCGCCTCGCCGCCCCTTCAAGGAGCGGACTGAGCGGCCAGCGCGTGCGGACCGAAATGAAAGTGCACCGCGATTCGCCGAACGAGACAGCGGCAGTGATCGCGAACAGCGGGGGCGAGAATTCAGAAAGCCTCGACCGAACTACGATCCTGCGCGGCGCGCTGCCGGGCGCAGGGATCGGCCCGCGAGCTTCACATCGCAGCCGGATGATCGTCGCCGTGAACGGCCGAAGCAATTCTCCGATCGACCTCGCCCAGACAAACGTACCGGAGAATTCTCCGACCGACCGCGGAGAAGTAGAGGCACATTCGGTGATCGACCAGCATTCGAGAATCGCCGTGGGGATCGTCAAAATTTCAAACGTCCAGAGCGCGCTGGAAACGCACGTGAAGGCTTTGGTCAACGATCGAAGTCCCCGCGTTCTGGACCAAGCGCCGGTGGCAAGCGCTGGTCTAAATCGCCTGGTCGTGCAGGTAACCCGAGGCGGTCGGGCAACGGGCCACGCCGCGGACGTTCCTGA
- the hisC gene encoding histidinol-phosphate transaminase, protein MKKIEDFVPAHIRALSKYVPGKPVRQAERESGIRCIKMASNENPFGPSPLAIAAIRQAATAINFYPDNDANHLRLVLAEHHGVEPEQILVTDGSTALIDILARTLLAPGLNAVTSKCSFIIYSIVTCAAGGGLIEVPTRNDGFDLDAIAAAVTPDTRVVYIANPNNPTGTMFFADELDRFIERVPAHVMIALDEAYSDYGEFHSRRKNQTYSRSIDWVRKGRQNVIVLRTFSKAHGLAGLRVGYGVGDPQMLRYLAQMRTAFSVSTVGEAGAIAALKDEAHIRLSVERNSEGVEYLTPRLQDLGFRVVPTTANFIYLETSEDPTQLGRRIQNEGCIVRSLAPWGIPNALRITVGTPDQNRTLIDAVARALRPVNAH, encoded by the coding sequence ATGAAAAAGATTGAAGATTTTGTACCGGCTCACATACGAGCGCTGTCGAAGTATGTGCCGGGCAAACCGGTGCGCCAGGCCGAACGCGAGAGCGGTATCCGCTGCATAAAAATGGCGTCGAACGAGAACCCATTCGGGCCGTCGCCGCTGGCAATCGCAGCCATCAGACAGGCAGCAACGGCAATCAATTTTTATCCTGACAACGACGCCAACCACTTGCGTCTCGTCCTGGCTGAGCACCACGGCGTCGAGCCGGAGCAGATTCTCGTCACCGATGGTTCAACCGCCCTGATCGATATTCTTGCCCGGACTCTGCTTGCTCCAGGACTGAATGCCGTCACCAGTAAGTGCTCCTTCATCATTTATTCAATCGTCACGTGTGCAGCGGGCGGGGGGCTGATCGAAGTTCCAACCCGGAACGACGGATTTGACCTTGATGCCATCGCTGCAGCGGTCACTCCAGATACGCGTGTCGTGTACATTGCCAACCCAAACAATCCGACTGGGACGATGTTCTTTGCGGACGAGCTTGATCGATTCATTGAGCGCGTGCCAGCTCACGTGATGATCGCTCTCGACGAAGCCTACTCCGACTACGGAGAGTTCCATTCGCGCAGGAAAAATCAAACCTATTCGCGCTCGATCGATTGGGTGAGGAAAGGCCGCCAAAATGTAATCGTGTTGCGGACCTTCTCTAAAGCGCACGGATTGGCAGGACTGCGAGTTGGTTACGGCGTCGGCGATCCGCAGATGCTGCGCTATCTCGCCCAGATGCGAACTGCGTTTTCGGTTTCCACCGTAGGTGAAGCCGGCGCTATTGCTGCCCTCAAGGACGAAGCCCACATTCGTCTTTCAGTGGAGCGCAATAGTGAAGGCGTGGAGTACTTAACTCCGCGTTTACAGGATCTCGGCTTTCGCGTTGTGCCCACGACCGCCAATTTCATATACCTTGAGACGTCCGAAGATCCAACTCAACTTGGACGACGCATTCAAAACGAAGGATGCATCGTCCGCAGCCTCGCGCCTTGGGGTATCCCTAACGCATTACGTATAACCGTTGGCACGCCCGACCAGAACCGCACGTTGATCGACGCGGTCGCGCGCGCCCTGCGACCGGTAAATGCCCACTAG
- a CDS encoding DedA family protein, which yields MVENLIAKLGLFVISVISSMGYLGIVLLMAIESACIPLPSEVIMPFSGYLVYTGQFNLWIVAFMGALGCNVGSAVAYEIGYYGGRPLVERYGSYIWLSEAELNWADRFFAKFGDWTVLISRMLPVIRTFIALPAGIARMPRFRFHMYTFVGSFPWCLGLAYLGMKAGEHWNYLGKYFHQFDKVIGAIILIGIIWFVWTRWQHRVRVAQ from the coding sequence TTGGTCGAAAATCTAATCGCAAAATTAGGGCTATTCGTCATCTCCGTGATCTCCTCGATGGGATATCTCGGCATCGTGTTGCTGATGGCAATTGAGTCCGCATGCATTCCATTGCCGTCAGAAGTAATCATGCCGTTTTCCGGCTACCTCGTTTACACCGGCCAATTCAATTTGTGGATAGTCGCATTTATGGGCGCCCTTGGCTGCAATGTCGGCTCTGCTGTTGCGTATGAGATTGGGTACTACGGTGGACGTCCGCTCGTCGAACGCTATGGCTCTTACATTTGGCTCTCTGAGGCCGAACTTAATTGGGCTGATCGTTTCTTCGCGAAGTTCGGCGATTGGACTGTGCTCATCAGCCGCATGCTCCCAGTGATTCGCACGTTCATAGCCCTTCCGGCGGGCATCGCTCGCATGCCTCGCTTCCGATTTCACATGTACACCTTCGTTGGCTCGTTCCCGTGGTGTTTGGGGTTAGCGTACTTGGGAATGAAAGCCGGCGAGCACTGGAACTATCTTGGAAAATACTTCCACCAGTTCGACAAGGTAATTGGGGCGATCATTCTGATTGGAATTATCTGGTTCGTCTGGACACGTTGGCAGCATCGCGTCCGCGTCGCTCAGTGA
- a CDS encoding M48 family metallopeptidase: protein MRRTKKIVGMCVLFMAVAWGQGSTKFKPGFNLFSKEQDVQVGQESAAQVRKQMTMVKDPFLNQYVNSIGKRLANAQEARDSGFPFTFEVVADPSINAFALPGGPMFINSGLLKAVDNEAQLAGVMGHEMSHVILRHGTNQATKSQMIQLPAVLGSQMAGGSMMGQLAQLGIGLGANSVLLKFSRGAESQADLLGSHLMAESGYDPVQMAKFFQKLEADGGARGPQFFSDHPNPGNRQAAIQKEVAKMPRQSYTYQTGQFQRMKQVAGAIKEPPPKQPAEQQQQPQKQ from the coding sequence ATGAGACGAACGAAAAAAATCGTCGGAATGTGTGTTTTGTTTATGGCGGTGGCGTGGGGTCAGGGGTCAACGAAATTTAAACCCGGCTTCAATTTGTTTTCGAAAGAGCAGGATGTCCAGGTTGGACAGGAGTCCGCCGCGCAGGTGCGCAAACAGATGACGATGGTTAAGGATCCCTTTCTCAACCAATACGTCAATAGCATTGGCAAGCGACTAGCGAATGCGCAGGAAGCAAGAGACAGCGGCTTCCCTTTCACATTCGAAGTCGTCGCGGATCCATCGATTAACGCCTTCGCCCTGCCCGGTGGACCGATGTTTATAAACAGCGGCTTGCTCAAAGCTGTCGACAACGAGGCGCAACTGGCCGGAGTCATGGGACACGAGATGTCGCACGTTATTCTGCGTCACGGGACAAATCAAGCGACGAAATCGCAGATGATACAGCTACCTGCTGTTCTCGGCTCCCAGATGGCCGGAGGATCCATGATGGGCCAGCTCGCGCAATTAGGAATTGGACTAGGAGCAAACAGTGTCCTGCTCAAATTCTCACGTGGAGCTGAGAGTCAGGCAGACCTGCTTGGCTCGCACCTGATGGCCGAATCGGGCTACGACCCAGTCCAAATGGCGAAGTTCTTTCAGAAGCTGGAAGCGGATGGCGGCGCGCGCGGTCCGCAATTCTTCTCCGATCATCCGAACCCCGGCAATCGGCAGGCGGCCATTCAGAAGGAAGTCGCCAAAATGCCTCGCCAGAGCTACACCTATCAGACCGGGCAATTCCAGCGCATGAAGCAGGTTGCGGGCGCAATCAAGGAACCGCCTCCGAAGCAGCCGGCAGAGCAGCAGCAACAGCCGCAAAAACAGTAG
- the glnD gene encoding [protein-PII] uridylyltransferase has protein sequence MSVLLSTSEVRETYEDGLAALRKDFETSGNGSAVVHGRSQLVDEVIGRCYQRLVEQGSVPSNCVAIVALGGYGRSTLFPHSDVDLLFLFKDAKEEASYKDALSRVYLDLWDLKIRASATARTVTECGRFDPENMEFTVSMLDSRFLLGDQELFERVRAKTLPSLLRKSGRTLLARVAESARSRHHKFANTIYHLEPNVKEGPGGLRDYNLACWLALVSQFLQTNTWPDEGSLFEPRLQSELHSAVEFLFSLRAFLHYRNGRDDNLLSWEAQDAAGANGVGIGRHAMQTAQWMRAYFRNARLVAGASIQLLEELPAKKASLTASLSGWRSRRSNGELSVVAGAIVLPKGYATTEYPALLNVFDRMAREDVRLGIDAQRAISQALPILNATEARQSLWPYLRRILTSRHAAAALRAMRDCALLDALIPEFKLIDALVIRDFFHRYTVDEHSFLTIETIHGLRDVTSEWKRRFAEILNEIEKPELLFLSLLLHDIGKGIEGDNHVAASLTSAREVLVRLGLLPEEREAVEFLIQNHLEMSAAMRRDVFEAKVVGAFAERVGTPEMLKMLTLLTFGDISSVNPEAMTEWKAENLWHVYVATSNFLNRHADEERVHGRLDQESAAKFKTLPALLIKDLESFLDGLPQRYLRTYGSEQVLKHLELASRLWQQPVQLVLAPHRNLYELTVVTKDKPFLFATLAGALSAWGMEIVKANAFSNSKGTVIDCFYFKDRFRTLDLNPSEHERLKKDISEVVSGGRSLEHLIRARSGFKGTNRVRVKVETRVTIDDESSAHSTLLEVVAQDRPGLLYRMAEVLAELKCNIEIALIDTEGEMALDVFYLTSSGGKLPQSLQDSVRKALQEKLQHHGQV, from the coding sequence ATGTCAGTCCTTTTGTCCACCAGCGAGGTGCGTGAAACGTATGAAGACGGACTGGCCGCGCTGCGGAAAGATTTCGAGACCTCCGGGAATGGAAGCGCCGTTGTCCACGGGCGTTCGCAGCTTGTAGATGAAGTAATCGGCCGCTGCTACCAACGTCTTGTCGAGCAAGGCTCTGTTCCTTCAAATTGTGTGGCCATCGTTGCACTTGGAGGCTACGGCCGAAGCACACTCTTTCCTCACTCCGATGTTGACCTGCTCTTCCTTTTCAAGGACGCAAAGGAGGAAGCCAGCTACAAGGACGCGCTCAGTCGTGTCTATCTCGATCTGTGGGACCTCAAAATTCGAGCGAGCGCCACCGCGCGCACTGTCACGGAATGTGGACGATTTGATCCCGAGAACATGGAATTTACGGTTTCCATGCTCGATTCGCGCTTTCTGTTGGGAGATCAAGAATTGTTTGAGCGGGTTCGCGCCAAGACTTTGCCCAGCCTTCTGCGCAAGTCTGGCCGCACGCTGCTGGCCCGAGTGGCGGAATCGGCGCGCTCGCGTCATCACAAGTTTGCCAACACCATCTACCACCTTGAGCCCAATGTTAAGGAAGGGCCCGGTGGGCTTCGCGACTATAACCTGGCTTGCTGGCTCGCTTTGGTGAGTCAATTTCTTCAAACAAACACTTGGCCGGACGAGGGATCCTTGTTCGAGCCGCGCTTGCAGTCAGAGCTACATTCGGCGGTAGAGTTCTTGTTTTCTCTTCGTGCCTTCCTCCATTACCGCAACGGACGCGATGACAATCTCTTGTCCTGGGAAGCGCAGGATGCCGCAGGGGCGAACGGAGTTGGCATTGGTCGGCACGCGATGCAGACGGCGCAGTGGATGCGCGCGTATTTTCGCAATGCGCGGCTGGTGGCGGGAGCTTCCATTCAACTACTGGAAGAGCTGCCTGCGAAGAAAGCATCATTAACAGCGAGTCTGAGTGGATGGCGCTCGCGTAGGTCGAATGGCGAGCTGTCGGTTGTGGCCGGCGCGATCGTGCTGCCGAAGGGATATGCGACGACCGAATATCCGGCCCTGCTGAACGTCTTCGATCGCATGGCCAGAGAGGATGTGCGACTCGGCATTGATGCCCAACGCGCCATCAGTCAGGCGCTTCCGATCCTTAATGCCACTGAAGCCAGGCAATCGCTTTGGCCGTATCTTCGCCGCATTCTTACCTCAAGGCATGCGGCGGCCGCGTTACGCGCGATGCGAGATTGTGCGCTGCTCGACGCTTTAATACCAGAGTTCAAGCTGATCGATGCTCTGGTAATCCGCGACTTTTTTCATCGTTACACGGTCGACGAACATTCGTTTCTCACCATCGAAACCATCCATGGCCTGCGTGATGTCACCTCGGAATGGAAGCGGCGATTTGCGGAGATTCTCAATGAAATTGAAAAGCCCGAGCTGCTGTTCTTGTCGTTGCTCCTGCACGACATTGGGAAGGGAATCGAGGGCGACAACCATGTGGCTGCGAGCCTCACATCTGCGCGCGAGGTGCTCGTTCGTCTTGGATTACTGCCCGAAGAACGAGAAGCCGTCGAATTCCTGATTCAGAACCATCTGGAAATGTCGGCGGCGATGCGTAGAGATGTGTTCGAAGCAAAAGTGGTGGGTGCGTTCGCTGAAAGAGTCGGCACGCCCGAGATGCTAAAAATGCTCACGCTTCTCACGTTTGGCGACATCTCGTCGGTGAATCCAGAGGCGATGACCGAATGGAAGGCCGAAAACCTTTGGCACGTCTACGTTGCAACGTCGAACTTCCTCAATCGCCACGCGGATGAAGAGCGAGTTCACGGCCGTCTGGATCAGGAGTCGGCAGCCAAGTTTAAGACTCTCCCAGCGCTCCTAATCAAAGACTTAGAGTCATTTCTTGATGGATTACCTCAACGCTACTTGAGGACCTACGGAAGCGAACAGGTCCTAAAGCATCTTGAACTTGCATCGAGACTCTGGCAGCAACCCGTTCAGCTCGTCCTGGCTCCTCATCGCAATCTCTATGAGCTCACGGTCGTGACCAAGGACAAGCCTTTTCTGTTCGCCACGCTCGCTGGAGCGCTTTCAGCCTGGGGCATGGAGATCGTCAAGGCCAATGCCTTCTCCAACAGTAAAGGCACGGTCATCGACTGCTTTTACTTTAAGGATCGCTTTCGCACTCTCGACTTGAACCCTTCGGAACATGAGAGGCTAAAGAAAGACATTTCGGAAGTAGTGAGCGGCGGCCGTTCGCTGGAGCACCTGATCCGCGCGAGATCGGGCTTCAAAGGCACAAATCGCGTACGAGTGAAGGTAGAAACCAGAGTCACAATCGACGATGAGTCGTCGGCTCATAGCACGTTGCTCGAGGTGGTGGCGCAAGATCGTCCCGGACTGCTGTATCGCATGGCCGAGGTGCTCGCGGAGCTGAAGTGCAACATTGAAATCGCTCTCATCGACACGGAAGGCGAGATGGCGCTCGACGTCTTCTACTTAACGTCAAGTGGGGGCAAGCTGCCGCAGTCGCTGCAGGATTCAGTGCGCAAAGCTCTACAGGAAAAGCTCCAGCACCACGGACAGGTATAA
- a CDS encoding P-II family nitrogen regulator, translated as MSMTKVEAIIQPSKLEPVKEALLEIGVEGMTIIEVRGHGRQKGHTEIYRGREYTVDLLPKIKLELVLSDEMVERAVQTIVSVTRTGRIGDGKIFLSRIDDAIRIRNDERGVTAL; from the coding sequence ATGTCGATGACAAAGGTCGAGGCAATTATCCAACCCTCTAAATTAGAGCCGGTGAAAGAAGCGCTTCTCGAGATCGGTGTTGAGGGCATGACGATCATCGAGGTCCGCGGTCACGGCCGGCAGAAGGGACACACCGAAATCTATCGCGGACGAGAGTACACCGTCGATCTGTTGCCGAAGATCAAGCTCGAACTCGTGCTCTCCGATGAAATGGTAGAGCGCGCGGTGCAAACCATCGTCTCCGTAACACGTACCGGTCGCATCGGCGACGGCAAGATTTTTCTTTCGCGTATCGACGACGCGATCCGCATTCGCAACGATGAGCGCGGCGTGACGGCGTTGTAG